A genomic window from Streptomyces broussonetiae includes:
- a CDS encoding SCO4848 family membrane protein, protein MNLSRRISWFLLAFGVWSWVIWITFVKNLVKDTSGLAFDHGHPTAYFWVHLLLAVVSFVLGTAIGGIGLRGLRAVRRTS, encoded by the coding sequence ATGAACCTCAGCCGCCGCATCTCCTGGTTCCTGCTCGCTTTCGGGGTGTGGAGCTGGGTCATCTGGATCACTTTCGTCAAGAACCTGGTCAAGGACACCAGCGGGCTCGCCTTCGACCACGGCCACCCGACCGCGTACTTCTGGGTGCACCTGCTGCTGGCCGTCGTCTCCTTCGTATTGGGGACGGCCATCGGGGGCATCGGGTTGCGCGGCCTGCGCGCAGTGCGCCGCACGTCATAG
- a CDS encoding ABC transporter substrate-binding protein has protein sequence MRILVTLLVLAVVGIGGWQLLPSQGNKDKTITVGTTDAVTDLDPAGAYDAGSWALFSNVFQSLLTFEPGGVAPVPDAAQSCAFQGSGLRTYQCTLRSGITFPSGRTMTAEDVKYSFDRVKKINSDTGPASLFSTLASVSADSATTVTFHLTSADATWPLKVATGAGSIVDKDTYPADSLRTGSTVDGTGPYRLTSYTKDEKAELAPNSHYKGDLGATGRPIELRYYTDSARLDSAWKAQQIEVATRNLSPGVLAQLNPSDPNRRVTESDSSETRNLYLNTRAGSPLRDVRVRRAMAWLVNREQLAATVYNGTVDPLYSLIPTGITGHTTSFFDDYPTQSAARARALLTQAGVSLPVHFTFGYGIGHGAGAQEAAELKKQLEAGGLFEVDVKGYEWTDFQKQWAAGKMDAWAVGWVADYPDPDTFGAALVGTGSTMSTGYSNKAVDQLILDSRQYADRSRAAKDFQGIQSNVAQDVPLIPLWQRKEYVVSTEDVGGSQYLDDGTGVFRLWRLTWI, from the coding sequence ATGCGTATTCTCGTGACGCTGCTCGTGCTCGCGGTCGTGGGAATCGGCGGCTGGCAGCTGCTGCCATCGCAGGGGAACAAGGACAAGACCATCACGGTCGGTACGACGGACGCCGTCACGGACCTGGATCCGGCCGGTGCCTACGACGCCGGCTCCTGGGCCCTGTTCAGCAACGTGTTCCAGTCACTGCTGACCTTCGAGCCGGGCGGGGTCGCACCGGTCCCGGACGCGGCGCAGAGCTGTGCCTTCCAGGGCAGCGGGCTCAGGACGTACCAGTGCACGCTGCGCTCCGGGATCACCTTCCCGAGCGGGCGCACGATGACGGCCGAGGACGTGAAGTACTCCTTCGACCGGGTCAAGAAGATCAACTCGGACACCGGCCCGGCCTCGCTGTTCTCCACGCTCGCCTCGGTGAGCGCCGACAGTGCCACCACCGTCACATTCCACCTGACGTCCGCGGACGCCACCTGGCCGCTGAAGGTCGCCACCGGCGCCGGGTCGATCGTCGACAAGGACACGTACCCGGCGGACTCGCTGCGCACCGGCAGCACGGTCGACGGCACCGGCCCGTACCGGCTGACGTCGTACACCAAGGACGAGAAGGCCGAACTCGCCCCGAACTCGCACTACAAGGGCGACCTCGGCGCCACCGGCCGCCCGATCGAGCTGCGCTACTACACCGACTCGGCCAGGCTCGACAGCGCCTGGAAGGCCCAGCAGATCGAGGTCGCCACCCGGAACCTCTCGCCGGGTGTGCTCGCCCAGCTCAACCCGAGCGACCCCAACCGGCGCGTCACCGAGTCCGACAGCTCCGAGACCCGCAACCTGTACCTCAACACCCGCGCCGGCTCCCCGCTGCGCGACGTACGGGTGCGCCGCGCGATGGCCTGGCTGGTCAACCGCGAGCAACTGGCCGCGACGGTCTACAACGGCACGGTCGACCCGCTGTACTCACTGATCCCGACCGGCATCACCGGCCACACCACGTCGTTCTTCGACGACTACCCGACACAGAGCGCCGCCAGGGCCCGCGCGCTGCTCACCCAGGCCGGGGTCAGCCTGCCGGTGCACTTCACCTTCGGCTACGGCATCGGGCACGGCGCGGGCGCGCAGGAGGCCGCGGAGCTGAAGAAGCAGCTGGAGGCGGGCGGCCTGTTCGAGGTGGACGTCAAGGGCTACGAGTGGACCGACTTCCAGAAGCAGTGGGCCGCCGGGAAGATGGACGCCTGGGCGGTCGGCTGGGTGGCCGACTATCCCGACCCGGACACCTTCGGCGCGGCGCTCGTCGGCACCGGCTCCACCATGAGCACCGGGTACAGCAACAAGGCGGTCGACCAGCTCATCCTGGACAGCCGGCAGTACGCCGACCGCAGCCGGGCCGCGAAGGACTTCCAGGGCATCCAGTCGAACGTCGCCCAGGACGTCCCGCTGATCCCGCTGTGGCAGCGCAAGGAGTACGTGGTCAGCACCGAGGACGTGGGCGGCAGCCAGTACCTGGACGACGGCACGGGCGTGTTCCGCCTGTGGCGCCTGACCTGGATCTGA
- a CDS encoding TetR/AcrR family transcriptional regulator, with protein MPAKNDGPEPADSPSSKSEQTRALILETALRLFQERGYDKTTMRAIATEAGVSVGNAYYYFAGKEHLVQGFYDRIAAEQQAAVREVLDRETGLEARLAGVLTVWLDIARPYHEFAVQFFKNAADPDSPLSPFSPESAPAREQAIAIHREVLAGSKSKVPAELRDALPELMWLAQMGLVLYWVFDRTEGRERSYRLARRGARLTARGVALARFRVLRPLVLEVHELFTDFLPGMTKALPDPRSRRTKETAETAETAETAETAETEGRGKRNEEG; from the coding sequence GTGCCCGCGAAGAACGACGGCCCCGAGCCGGCCGACTCCCCCAGCAGCAAGTCCGAGCAGACCCGCGCGCTGATCCTGGAGACAGCGCTGCGGCTGTTCCAGGAGCGTGGGTACGACAAGACCACCATGCGGGCCATCGCCACGGAGGCCGGAGTCTCCGTCGGCAACGCCTACTACTACTTCGCGGGCAAGGAGCACCTGGTCCAGGGCTTCTACGACCGGATCGCCGCCGAACAGCAGGCAGCCGTCCGTGAGGTCCTGGACCGGGAGACGGGCCTTGAGGCGCGACTCGCGGGCGTGCTGACGGTGTGGCTCGACATCGCCCGGCCGTACCACGAGTTCGCCGTGCAGTTCTTCAAGAACGCCGCCGATCCCGACAGCCCGCTCAGCCCCTTCTCGCCCGAGAGCGCGCCCGCCCGCGAGCAGGCGATCGCCATCCACCGGGAGGTGCTGGCCGGGTCGAAGTCCAAGGTCCCGGCCGAACTGCGCGATGCCCTCCCGGAGTTGATGTGGCTCGCCCAGATGGGACTCGTCCTGTACTGGGTCTTCGACCGGACGGAGGGGCGCGAGCGCAGCTACCGGCTGGCCCGGCGCGGTGCCCGGCTGACCGCCCGCGGCGTGGCGCTCGCCCGCTTTCGTGTGCTGCGCCCCCTGGTCCTGGAGGTCCATGAGCTGTTCACGGACTTCCTGCCCGGCATGACCAAGGCACTGCCGGATCCCCGGAGCAGGAGGACCAAGGAGACCGCCGAGACCGCGGAGACCGCGGAGACCGCGGAGACCGCCGAGACCGAGGGGCGCGGGAAGAGGAACGAGGAGGGCTGA
- a CDS encoding VOC family protein, with translation MPDEESYELLGFDNVLLPVGDLGEAVGFYERAGFAVGFRFDEAGIALLRVGKEMPGILLRVEEELRHRTPPWPSARVWVEVPDARAAASALAAAGIRALDEPLQTATGWAVEIADPWGNILGFTDYTKRRELGRTG, from the coding sequence ATGCCAGACGAAGAGTCGTACGAGCTGCTCGGTTTCGACAACGTGCTGCTGCCCGTCGGCGACCTCGGCGAGGCCGTCGGCTTCTACGAGCGGGCCGGGTTCGCCGTGGGGTTCCGGTTCGACGAGGCCGGGATCGCGCTGCTCAGGGTCGGCAAGGAGATGCCCGGGATCCTGCTGCGGGTCGAGGAGGAGCTGAGGCACCGGACGCCGCCGTGGCCCTCGGCGCGGGTGTGGGTGGAGGTGCCGGACGCGCGGGCGGCGGCGAGCGCACTGGCCGCGGCCGGTATCCGCGCGCTGGACGAGCCGTTGCAGACGGCCACCGGGTGGGCCGTCGAGATCGCCGACCCGTGGGGGAACATCCTCGGCTTCACGGACTACACAAAGCGCCGTGAACTCGGCCGAACAGGCTGA
- a CDS encoding succinate dehydrogenase iron-sulfur subunit produces MATPVLDKVEAESAASPYITVTFRVRRFNPEVSAEATWEDFQLEIDPKERVLDGLHKIKWDVDGTLTFRRSCAHGICGSDAMRINGKNRLACKTLIKDINPEKPITVEPIKGLTVLKDLVVDMEPFFQAYRDVMPFLVTKDTNEPTRERLQSAEDRERFDDTTKCILCAACTSSCPVFWNDGQYFGPAAIVNAHRFIFDSRDEAGEQRLEILNDRDGVWRCRTTFNCTDACPRGIEVTKAIQEVKRALITRRY; encoded by the coding sequence ATGGCTACCCCCGTTCTGGACAAGGTGGAGGCGGAGTCCGCCGCGTCCCCGTACATCACCGTCACCTTCCGGGTCCGCCGGTTCAACCCGGAGGTCTCGGCGGAGGCGACCTGGGAAGACTTCCAGCTGGAGATCGACCCGAAGGAGCGCGTCCTCGACGGCCTCCACAAGATCAAGTGGGACGTCGACGGCACCCTCACCTTCCGCCGCTCGTGCGCGCACGGCATCTGCGGCTCGGACGCGATGCGGATCAACGGCAAGAACCGCCTTGCCTGCAAGACGCTGATCAAGGACATCAACCCCGAGAAGCCGATCACGGTCGAGCCCATCAAGGGCCTGACGGTCCTGAAGGACCTGGTCGTGGACATGGAGCCGTTCTTCCAGGCGTACCGGGACGTCATGCCGTTCCTGGTCACCAAGGACACGAACGAGCCGACGCGCGAGCGGCTGCAGTCGGCCGAGGACCGCGAGCGCTTCGACGACACGACGAAGTGCATCCTCTGCGCGGCCTGCACCTCCTCCTGCCCGGTGTTCTGGAACGACGGCCAGTACTTCGGTCCGGCCGCGATCGTGAACGCCCACCGCTTCATCTTCGACAGCCGTGACGAGGCGGGCGAGCAGCGCCTGGAGATCCTCAACGACCGTGACGGCGTGTGGCGTTGCCGTACGACCTTCAACTGCACGGACGCCTGCCCGCGCGGTATCGAGGTCACCAAGGCGATCCAGGAAGTCAAGCGCGCGCTGATCACGCGCCGCTACTGA